In Sulfitobacter sp. OXR-159, one DNA window encodes the following:
- the tnpA gene encoding IS66-like element accessory protein TnpA, protein MSDFINRPQIEVLSAADGERRRHWSDDDKLRIVEESFIGHRQVTATARRHGICRSLLTTWRRQYRNGELGSSGSVSFAPVTVPKEVSASQANPIDAIPSPDCRVEVALPNGRRLIVPIGVESEALARILAVVDR, encoded by the coding sequence ATGTCCGACTTTATCAACCGCCCTCAAATCGAAGTTCTGTCTGCTGCCGATGGTGAACGCCGCCGGCATTGGTCGGATGATGACAAACTGCGCATTGTGGAAGAAAGCTTTATTGGCCACCGTCAGGTGACAGCCACGGCGCGGCGACACGGCATTTGCCGGTCGCTTTTGACGACTTGGCGGCGGCAGTATCGAAACGGTGAGCTTGGGTCTTCTGGCTCTGTATCGTTCGCGCCGGTGACTGTGCCGAAGGAAGTTTCCGCGTCGCAGGCAAATCCGATCGATGCCATTCCATCTCCGGACTGTCGGGTTGAGGTAGCTCTTCCGAATGGGCGTCGACTCATCGTGCCGATCGGCGTGGAGTCCGAAGCGCTTGCTCGGATTCTGGCAGTGGTGGATCGGTAA
- a CDS encoding winged helix-turn-helix domain-containing protein, protein MSRPRLANAAARRLFLARHLLSDPPQGPAKGVALLKLIHDLGFVQLDSINTVARAHDLILFARRPRYRPAALKRLYENGRALFEHWTHDAAVIPMEFYPQWHLRRTRDAAKLLGRWKDWQRHDFEAQMQSVLAQVRAEGGVTSSDVGRDEPRSSGGWWQWHPSKTALEYLWRSGALAVTGREGFRKRYDLTERVVPAALRDPANAPDIGQTVDWCCNQALARLGFATAGELAAFWAHISPAEARGWCAAEQAAGRLEEIDIEAADGSLRPAFVRPGWADDPALIREPPKRLRVLSPFDPALRDRKRAARLFGFDYRIEVFVPEAQRRYGYYVFPLLQGDRLVGRVDMKAHRDADELRITALWPERGIRWGKGRQVAFEAEVHRLLPLAGVSQVCFADDWLRDPV, encoded by the coding sequence GTGAGCCGCCCCAGGCTCGCCAATGCCGCCGCGCGGCGGTTATTTTTGGCGCGTCACCTGCTGTCCGACCCGCCGCAGGGCCCGGCCAAGGGCGTGGCGCTGCTCAAACTGATCCATGATCTGGGCTTCGTGCAGCTCGACAGCATCAATACCGTGGCGCGGGCGCATGATCTGATCCTCTTTGCACGGCGCCCTCGGTATCGCCCCGCTGCCCTGAAACGGCTCTATGAAAATGGCCGCGCGCTGTTTGAGCATTGGACCCATGACGCCGCCGTCATCCCGATGGAATTCTACCCCCAGTGGCACCTGCGCCGCACCCGCGATGCGGCAAAGCTGCTGGGCCGTTGGAAGGATTGGCAGCGCCATGATTTCGAAGCGCAAATGCAAAGCGTGCTGGCGCAGGTCCGCGCGGAGGGCGGCGTCACCTCATCAGATGTGGGCCGGGACGAGCCGCGCAGCAGCGGAGGCTGGTGGCAGTGGCATCCGTCGAAAACCGCGCTGGAATATCTGTGGCGCAGCGGCGCGCTGGCGGTGACCGGGCGCGAGGGCTTTCGCAAACGCTATGATCTGACCGAGCGGGTGGTGCCCGCCGCGCTGCGTGACCCGGCGAATGCCCCTGACATAGGGCAGACGGTCGACTGGTGCTGCAATCAGGCGCTGGCGCGTTTAGGCTTTGCCACGGCGGGGGAGCTCGCGGCCTTCTGGGCGCATATCTCTCCCGCCGAAGCGCGCGGATGGTGCGCGGCCGAACAGGCCGCCGGGCGGTTGGAGGAGATCGATATCGAGGCCGCCGATGGCAGCCTACGCCCTGCCTTTGTCCGCCCCGGCTGGGCCGATGACCCCGCCCTCATCCGCGAACCGCCCAAACGGCTTCGGGTGCTCAGCCCCTTCGACCCCGCCCTGCGCGACCGCAAACGCGCGGCACGGCTCTTCGGTTTTGACTATCGGATCGAAGTCTTCGTGCCCGAGGCGCAGCGTAGATACGGCTACTATGTTTTCCCCTTGCTGCAGGGCGACAGGCTGGTGGGCCGCGTTGATATGAAAGCCCATCGCGACGCGGATGAGCTGCGCATCACCGCGCTTTGGCCCGAGCGTGGCATCCGCTGGGGCAAGGGGCGGCAGGTGGCGTTTGAGGCGGAAGTGCACCGTCTCCTGCCGCTCGCCGGGGTGAGCCAAGTCTGTTTTGCCGACGACTGGCTGCGTGATCCGGTCTAG
- a CDS encoding TRAP transporter small permease, protein MKALRRLLDGLYIGAGALAALCLVAILTLIVAQMVARWTGNVFPGAASYAGYAMAGASFLAFANALNRGSHIRVSILLNALSTGGKRLLDIWCFAVAAAVAWYFTYYAYWFVYWSWKFNEVSQDQDATALWIPQSVMVIGGGILAIALTDNLLHLIFKGDHRVTRDLVDQSFGE, encoded by the coding sequence ATGAAGGCGCTGCGCAGACTATTGGACGGGCTTTACATCGGGGCGGGGGCGTTGGCGGCGCTCTGTCTGGTGGCCATCCTCACCTTGATCGTGGCCCAGATGGTCGCCCGCTGGACCGGCAATGTCTTTCCGGGCGCGGCCAGCTATGCGGGCTATGCCATGGCCGGGGCAAGCTTCCTCGCCTTTGCCAATGCGCTGAACCGCGGCTCGCATATCCGCGTGTCGATCCTGCTTAACGCGCTAAGCACGGGCGGGAAGCGGCTGCTTGATATCTGGTGTTTCGCCGTGGCGGCGGCGGTCGCGTGGTACTTCACCTATTACGCCTATTGGTTCGTCTACTGGTCGTGGAAGTTCAACGAGGTCAGCCAAGACCAAGACGCCACGGCGCTGTGGATACCGCAATCTGTCATGGTCATCGGCGGCGGCATTCTGGCCATCGCGCTGACGGACAACCTTTTGCACCTCATCTTCAAGGGCGACCACCGCGTCACCCGTGACCTAGTCGATCAAAGCTTCGGGGAATGA
- a CDS encoding amidohydrolase family protein, with protein MIQFDCHAHVYETTTAVDGARYVPARPAPLAEWLGHQETHKLRGGVIVQVSFLGTDNSEMCAALSKLDRSRFAGVGVVPLDVADEELDRLAHAGMRGVRWNLVRGAAIPRLNATPTQRFLAKLRDRNLHLELHLEGPRLAPVLPALADQGVNLVIDHFGLPSEPDPHNDPMIRAVAAMYDRSALYFKFAAHYRIPFDITFHASELLGVLPDSHVVWGSDWPHTQHENHTGYADVWSRNKEWRNLSNRTAAKRLYGIR; from the coding sequence ATGATCCAATTCGACTGCCATGCGCATGTTTATGAAACGACCACTGCCGTCGACGGGGCGCGGTACGTCCCTGCCCGACCGGCGCCATTGGCGGAGTGGCTGGGCCATCAGGAAACACATAAGCTACGAGGCGGCGTCATCGTGCAGGTCAGCTTCCTTGGCACCGACAATTCGGAGATGTGCGCTGCACTTTCAAAATTGGACCGCTCGCGTTTCGCGGGAGTCGGTGTTGTCCCGTTAGACGTAGCCGACGAGGAACTGGACCGCCTCGCGCACGCTGGAATGCGCGGGGTTCGCTGGAATCTCGTCCGCGGCGCGGCAATCCCCCGCCTGAACGCGACCCCAACACAGCGATTTTTGGCAAAACTGAGAGACCGGAACCTGCACCTTGAGCTTCATCTTGAAGGCCCGCGCCTCGCACCGGTCCTTCCTGCGCTCGCAGACCAGGGGGTGAACCTGGTAATCGACCATTTCGGTCTACCGTCTGAACCGGACCCGCACAACGATCCGATGATCCGAGCGGTTGCCGCGATGTATGACCGAAGCGCGCTGTATTTCAAGTTCGCCGCGCACTACCGCATCCCGTTCGACATCACGTTCCATGCCAGCGAACTACTGGGTGTACTGCCCGACAGTCACGTTGTCTGGGGCAGCGATTGGCCGCACACTCAGCACGAGAACCACACTGGCTATGCTGACGTCTGGTCTCGCAACAAAGAGTGGCGCAACTTATCGAACAGAACCGCAGCGAAAAGGCTGTACGGCATACGCTGA
- a CDS encoding GntR family transcriptional regulator: MSTRFAMTDARLPAYARLRDTLTARIAAGDWTPDQPIPSEARLAREFDVSVGTVRKAVDGLVGEGLLERRQGSGTYMRAPSFNATLFRFFPMREGNGEPMTIPQSKMIKRSLAEASAEAAGALGTKDVIKIERLRSLADQPVLFEEIYIPKARFSGFEALPDAAFGPLLYPTYFEHFGVLVKRATDEVSFGRASDAVAQQLRIRTNDPLAVICRTAFDIEGKPVEWRIASGNAEGFRYRSEIN, from the coding sequence ATGAGCACCAGATTCGCTATGACAGATGCACGGTTGCCGGCTTATGCGCGGTTGCGCGACACCTTAACAGCGCGCATCGCTGCGGGCGACTGGACGCCCGACCAGCCGATCCCGTCGGAGGCGCGTCTGGCGCGAGAATTCGACGTCTCTGTAGGCACGGTGCGCAAGGCGGTAGACGGACTGGTGGGCGAGGGCCTTTTGGAACGGCGCCAAGGGTCGGGTACCTACATGCGTGCGCCGTCCTTTAACGCCACCCTGTTCCGCTTCTTCCCAATGCGTGAGGGCAACGGTGAGCCGATGACGATCCCGCAGAGCAAAATGATCAAGCGCAGCTTGGCAGAAGCGTCCGCAGAGGCTGCCGGGGCGCTTGGCACAAAGGATGTGATAAAGATTGAGCGTCTGCGCAGCTTGGCCGATCAACCGGTACTGTTCGAAGAGATCTACATTCCCAAAGCGCGGTTTTCTGGCTTCGAAGCCCTACCGGACGCCGCTTTCGGACCGCTGCTTTATCCTACCTATTTCGAGCATTTCGGCGTGCTGGTGAAACGCGCGACAGACGAAGTGTCGTTCGGGCGTGCCTCGGACGCAGTGGCGCAACAACTGCGCATCCGTACGAATGATCCTCTGGCGGTAATCTGTCGCACAGCCTTCGACATCGAGGGCAAGCCCGTCGAATGGCGCATCGCCAGCGGAAATGCCGAGGGCTTCCGCTATCGCAGCGAAATCAATTGA
- a CDS encoding aspartate/glutamate racemase family protein, translating to MANETGARLGILMLDTRFPRILGDVGNAGSWSFPVRYAVVPGATPEAIVCDDIEPFVQAFIAVGRDLVAEGCTGIATTCGFLALIRPRLAEALDVPVAASALEQAGQIAACLPPGRRVGILTISASTLSPAHLRAAGVPEGSPVMGLEGSSFARTILGNLPDLDVPQARAEMVQAAQRLVEAHADVGAILLECTNMVPYAPDIAAATGRPVHSIHSYLNWFHAGLQPPSFA from the coding sequence ATGGCAAACGAGACAGGCGCGCGGCTGGGGATACTGATGCTCGACACGCGGTTCCCCCGCATTCTGGGCGATGTCGGCAATGCGGGGAGTTGGTCGTTTCCGGTGCGCTATGCTGTTGTGCCGGGGGCCACGCCCGAAGCCATCGTTTGCGATGATATCGAACCCTTTGTGCAGGCATTCATCGCGGTGGGGCGGGACTTGGTCGCGGAAGGCTGCACTGGCATCGCCACCACCTGCGGGTTCTTGGCGCTGATCCGGCCCCGTCTGGCCGAAGCGTTGGACGTGCCGGTTGCGGCCTCGGCGTTAGAGCAGGCCGGGCAGATCGCGGCTTGCCTGCCGCCCGGGCGCAGGGTGGGGATTTTAACGATCTCGGCCAGCACCCTTTCGCCCGCCCATCTGCGCGCGGCGGGCGTGCCCGAAGGCAGCCCGGTGATGGGGTTGGAAGGCAGCAGTTTCGCCCGGACGATCCTTGGCAATTTGCCCGACCTTGATGTGCCGCAGGCGCGGGCCGAGATGGTGCAGGCGGCGCAGCGGCTGGTAGAGGCCCATGCAGATGTCGGCGCGATCCTGTTGGAGTGCACCAATATGGTGCCATACGCCCCCGACATCGCGGCGGCGACCGGGCGGCCCGTGCATTCGATCCACAGTTATCTCAACTGGTTTCACGCAGGGTTGCAGCCGCCCAGCTTCGCCTAG
- a CDS encoding FAD-binding oxidoreductase translates to MSQHVVVIGAGIVGVSAAIWLRRAGAEVTLLDRSEPGRGTSHGNGGVLAAAGVAPVTGPGLMRKSPGMLRDPEFPLFLRWPYLPRLLPWLRRYMSHANDADTRRISAGLVPIVSDSVAQHKALCADLGLADWVRDGDYCFAYTSRAAFEAEAYTWALRREAGFVPEIIEGGAVREFDPAYGPQITCIARLADHGFIADPGGYVRALAKAFEGMGGTIRRAEVEDITVLDEEVTSVLTDQGPLPCDDVLLATGVWSKPLMRKLGINVPLESERGYHIVFKDAEGGPSRPTMMAAGKFVATPMAEGLRCAGIVEFGGLEAGASKAPLALLHRQAKAAFPNLTAEEEIEWLGHRPAPSDSLPLIGQIGTSRVYTAFGHHHIGLTGGPKTGRLVAGLITGQPPNTDLTPYHPQRFDR, encoded by the coding sequence ATGAGCCAGCATGTCGTCGTTATCGGCGCCGGAATTGTCGGCGTCTCTGCCGCGATCTGGCTGCGCCGCGCCGGGGCGGAAGTGACGCTGCTGGACCGGTCTGAGCCGGGGCGGGGCACCTCGCATGGCAATGGTGGCGTGCTGGCGGCGGCGGGCGTTGCGCCGGTGACCGGGCCGGGCCTGATGCGGAAATCGCCGGGGATGCTGCGCGACCCCGAGTTTCCGCTGTTCCTGCGTTGGCCCTATCTCCCACGTCTGCTGCCATGGCTACGCCGCTACATGAGCCACGCCAACGATGCCGACACCCGACGCATCTCTGCCGGGCTGGTGCCCATCGTGAGCGACAGCGTGGCGCAACACAAAGCCCTCTGCGCCGATCTGGGGCTGGCCGATTGGGTGCGCGACGGCGACTATTGCTTTGCCTATACCAGCCGCGCGGCCTTTGAGGCCGAAGCCTATACATGGGCGCTCCGCCGCGAGGCGGGCTTCGTGCCGGAGATCATCGAAGGCGGCGCGGTCAGGGAATTTGACCCGGCCTATGGCCCGCAGATCACCTGCATCGCCCGGTTGGCCGACCACGGTTTCATCGCCGACCCCGGCGGCTATGTCCGGGCGCTGGCCAAGGCGTTTGAGGGGATGGGCGGCACTATTAGACGGGCCGAGGTTGAGGACATCACGGTCCTTGATGAAGAGGTCACTTCGGTCCTGACCGATCAAGGCCCCCTGCCCTGCGACGACGTGCTGCTGGCCACGGGCGTCTGGTCGAAACCGCTGATGCGCAAGCTGGGGATCAATGTGCCGCTGGAATCCGAACGCGGCTACCACATCGTGTTTAAGGATGCTGAGGGCGGCCCGTCGCGCCCCACCATGATGGCGGCAGGCAAATTCGTCGCCACGCCAATGGCCGAGGGGCTGCGCTGCGCCGGGATCGTCGAATTCGGCGGGTTGGAGGCAGGTGCATCCAAAGCGCCCTTAGCGCTGCTGCATCGTCAGGCCAAGGCCGCCTTTCCCAACCTCACCGCCGAGGAAGAGATCGAATGGCTGGGGCACCGACCCGCCCCCAGCGACTCGCTGCCCCTGATCGGGCAGATCGGGACGAGCCGGGTCTATACTGCCTTCGGGCATCACCACATCGGGTTGACGGGCGGGCCGAAAACGGGCCGACTGGTCGCCGGATTGATCACGGGGCAGCCGCCAAACACGGATCTGACTCCGTATCACCCCCAGCGCTTTGACAGATAA
- a CDS encoding TRAP transporter substrate-binding protein — translation MTLTARLMAGAAMTALTLGTAMPAFAAENWDMPMAYSASNFHSENGVQFAECVTEATGGEIEITVHPGGALFAGADIKRAIQTGQVQIGERLLSGHQNENAVFGFDSIPFLAPSFEASAKLWEAAKPKVEAVLEEQNLVLLYNVPWPPQGLYFKKEVGSVEDMKGVKFRSYNNTTARLAELTGMSPVTIEAAEVSQAFATGVAESMISSGATGYDQKVWESLTHFYEVDAWLPRNYVMVNADVWAEVTDANKEAITTCATEAEERGLQASKDYTQFTYDGLREGGMNVEPASEELMSGLREVGETMTQEWLEAAGEDGQAIVDDYKAMQ, via the coding sequence ATGACACTGACAGCAAGACTGATGGCCGGCGCGGCGATGACCGCCCTGACACTGGGCACCGCCATGCCCGCCTTCGCGGCCGAGAATTGGGACATGCCGATGGCCTATTCGGCCTCGAACTTCCATTCCGAGAACGGCGTGCAATTCGCCGAATGCGTGACCGAAGCCACCGGCGGCGAGATCGAGATCACTGTGCATCCGGGCGGCGCACTTTTCGCTGGGGCCGACATCAAACGCGCGATCCAGACCGGTCAGGTTCAGATCGGCGAGCGTCTGCTCTCTGGCCACCAGAACGAGAACGCGGTCTTCGGCTTTGACTCCATCCCCTTCCTCGCGCCTTCTTTCGAGGCGAGCGCGAAGCTCTGGGAAGCCGCCAAGCCCAAAGTCGAAGCCGTGCTGGAAGAGCAGAACCTCGTCCTGCTTTATAACGTGCCATGGCCACCTCAAGGGCTCTACTTCAAGAAGGAAGTCGGCTCGGTCGAGGACATGAAGGGCGTGAAATTCCGCTCCTACAACAACACCACCGCGCGATTGGCCGAACTGACCGGCATGTCGCCCGTCACCATCGAAGCCGCCGAAGTCAGCCAAGCCTTCGCCACGGGTGTTGCGGAATCGATGATCTCGTCGGGGGCCACCGGCTATGACCAGAAGGTCTGGGAAAGCCTGACGCATTTCTACGAAGTCGACGCTTGGCTGCCGCGCAACTACGTGATGGTGAACGCCGATGTCTGGGCCGAAGTCACGGACGCCAACAAAGAGGCGATCACCACCTGCGCCACCGAGGCCGAAGAACGTGGCCTGCAAGCCTCCAAGGACTACACCCAGTTCACCTATGACGGGCTGCGCGAAGGCGGCATGAACGTGGAGCCTGCCAGCGAAGAGCTGATGTCCGGCCTGCGCGAAGTGGGTGAGACCATGACGCAAGAATGGCTCGAAGCCGCGGGCGAAGACGGTCAGGCGATCGTCGACGACTATAAGGCGATGCAATAA
- a CDS encoding tripartite tricarboxylate transporter substrate binding protein, with protein sequence MMIKTTLLGLSAAAALAAPALAEYPERTIELTIPAGAGGGTDTSARKLAILLEEKLGTSIAILNVGGGGGSVGASQFMQANADGYSLFATWNSPLTTVPQVQNVAYSLDSFTPIASTSQTAYTLCVKSDFPATTGEEFLAELEANPGKYTYGNDGIGGTMQLAAERVFQAKGIEAIAIPFGGAGETLQNFLGGHVDIYGGSISTVLPYVENGEAKCPLVTSASGVPALPGASGLEVLGLGDKETLLWRAILGPKGLDQAIVDKLADMIDEAVNDPTYVEFLATKGEVPNVVKGEDLGKRLQGEYDALAEVSKNLGL encoded by the coding sequence ATGATGATTAAGACAACTTTGCTCGGACTGTCCGCCGCCGCGGCGCTGGCCGCCCCGGCACTGGCAGAATACCCAGAACGTACCATTGAACTGACCATACCAGCCGGCGCCGGCGGAGGAACCGACACCAGCGCCCGTAAATTGGCGATCCTTTTGGAAGAAAAGCTCGGTACCTCCATTGCGATCCTGAATGTGGGTGGCGGCGGCGGCTCTGTCGGGGCTTCGCAATTTATGCAGGCCAACGCGGACGGCTATTCACTGTTCGCCACATGGAACAGCCCCCTGACCACCGTGCCGCAGGTGCAGAACGTGGCCTATTCGCTCGACAGCTTCACCCCCATCGCCTCGACCTCGCAAACCGCCTATACGCTTTGCGTGAAGTCAGATTTCCCGGCCACCACGGGCGAAGAGTTCCTGGCCGAACTGGAAGCCAACCCGGGCAAGTACACCTATGGCAATGACGGCATCGGCGGCACCATGCAGCTCGCTGCCGAGCGGGTCTTCCAGGCCAAGGGGATCGAGGCTATCGCCATTCCCTTCGGTGGCGCGGGCGAGACGCTTCAAAATTTCCTTGGCGGTCACGTGGATATCTACGGCGGTTCAATCTCGACCGTTTTGCCTTACGTCGAAAACGGCGAAGCCAAGTGCCCGTTGGTAACTTCAGCCTCTGGCGTTCCGGCCCTACCGGGCGCTTCCGGGCTTGAGGTATTGGGGCTTGGCGACAAGGAAACGCTTCTATGGCGTGCCATTCTTGGGCCGAAGGGTCTTGATCAGGCCATCGTTGACAAGCTGGCCGACATGATCGACGAGGCGGTCAATGATCCTACTTATGTCGAGTTTCTGGCCACCAAGGGCGAAGTGCCCAATGTGGTCAAGGGCGAAGACCTGGGCAAACGGCTGCAAGGCGAATACGACGCTCTGGCCGAAGTCTCCAAGAACCTCGGGCTTTGA
- a CDS encoding tripartite tricarboxylate transporter TctB family protein, giving the protein MEKRQDIVLGLLFAGLGMAAAWKATDYNGASGNYPMSLGLILALLGGAVTVKAIRSGRNEARALISAPTQMFIAAVLSTIYVALVVPLGFYTASFLLMLALPVALGFRQGIYALIVALVFMILIYLVFSLLLEKPLPREALLSIFAPGA; this is encoded by the coding sequence ATGGAGAAGCGTCAGGATATCGTCCTCGGGCTGCTTTTTGCCGGCCTCGGCATGGCCGCGGCCTGGAAGGCGACAGATTATAACGGGGCCAGCGGGAATTACCCGATGTCACTCGGTCTGATCTTGGCGCTTCTCGGCGGAGCCGTGACGGTAAAGGCTATCCGCTCAGGCCGTAACGAGGCGCGGGCGCTGATTAGCGCGCCCACGCAGATGTTCATCGCGGCGGTACTCTCGACGATCTACGTGGCGCTGGTTGTGCCATTGGGCTTTTACACCGCGTCCTTTCTTTTGATGCTGGCTCTGCCGGTGGCGCTTGGTTTTCGCCAGGGTATCTATGCGTTGATCGTGGCGCTGGTGTTCATGATCCTGATTTACCTCGTCTTCTCATTGCTGTTGGAAAAGCCGCTACCGCGTGAAGCCCTCCTATCCATCTTCGCACCCGGAGCCTGA
- a CDS encoding TRAP transporter large permease subunit → MTEIYAIALFLIVLFFLLGTGVWVGLALMGVAWVGMELFTTRPVGDAMITTIWASSSSWTLTALPLFVWMGEILYRTRLSQDMFRGLSPWLAKLPGGLVHTNIVGCTVFAAVSGSSAATLTTVGKMSIPELRARNYPEKMIIGTLAGAATLGLMIPPSLALIVYGVTVNESITKLFFAGVMPGLLLALMFMGYVAITSKLSKDWNPDIETDMSFADKLRNSRFLLPVFALITVVIGSMYLGFATATEAAAIGVIGSLTLALFQGSLNWHSFRESLMGAMRTSAMIALILAGAAFLKLSMGFTGLPRALADGIAAMELSRFELLMALLVFYIVLGMFLDGISSVVLTMAVVEPMVRGAGIDLIWFGIFVVVVVEMAQITPPIGFNLFVLQGMTNHEMGYITKAALPMFAIMVFMVFVLIWFPEVATWLPENLRSGPASG, encoded by the coding sequence ATGACCGAGATTTATGCCATTGCCCTGTTCCTGATCGTCCTGTTCTTCCTCCTCGGCACTGGTGTCTGGGTCGGGCTCGCCCTGATGGGCGTGGCCTGGGTCGGGATGGAGCTTTTCACCACCCGCCCCGTCGGCGACGCGATGATCACCACGATCTGGGCCAGTTCCTCTAGTTGGACGCTGACCGCGCTGCCGCTTTTTGTCTGGATGGGCGAAATCCTTTACCGCACGCGATTGTCGCAAGACATGTTCCGCGGGCTGTCGCCGTGGCTCGCGAAACTGCCGGGCGGGCTGGTGCATACCAATATCGTGGGCTGTACCGTGTTTGCCGCCGTCTCCGGCTCTTCCGCCGCGACGCTGACGACCGTGGGCAAAATGTCGATCCCCGAACTTCGGGCGCGCAACTATCCCGAAAAGATGATCATCGGCACGCTGGCCGGGGCCGCGACACTGGGCCTGATGATCCCGCCCTCGCTGGCGCTGATTGTCTACGGCGTCACGGTGAACGAAAGCATCACCAAGCTCTTCTTTGCCGGCGTCATGCCCGGCCTGCTGCTGGCGCTGATGTTCATGGGCTATGTCGCGATCACCAGTAAGCTGTCAAAAGACTGGAACCCCGATATCGAGACCGACATGAGCTTTGCCGACAAGCTGCGCAACTCACGTTTCCTGCTGCCGGTCTTCGCGCTGATCACGGTCGTGATCGGCTCCATGTATCTGGGTTTTGCCACGGCGACCGAGGCCGCCGCCATCGGCGTCATCGGCTCGCTGACGCTAGCGCTGTTCCAAGGCTCGCTGAACTGGCACAGCTTCCGCGAGAGCCTGATGGGGGCGATGCGCACCTCCGCCATGATCGCGCTGATCCTTGCCGGTGCGGCGTTCCTGAAACTGTCGATGGGGTTCACCGGCCTGCCCCGCGCCTTGGCCGACGGGATTGCGGCGATGGAGCTGTCTCGCTTCGAGTTGCTGATGGCGCTTTTGGTCTTCTATATCGTGCTGGGCATGTTCCTCGACGGGATTTCCTCGGTCGTGCTGACCATGGCCGTGGTGGAGCCGATGGTGCGCGGCGCAGGCATCGACCTGATCTGGTTCGGCATCTTCGTGGTCGTGGTCGTCGAAATGGCCCAGATCACCCCGCCGATTGGCTTTAACCTCTTCGTGCTGCAAGGCATGACCAATCACGAGATGGGCTATATCACCAAGGCCGCGCTGCCGATGTTTGCGATCATGGTTTTCATGGTTTTCGTGCTGATCTGGTTCCCCGAAGTGGCCACATGGCTGCCCGAAAACCTGCGCAGCGGCCCGGCCAGCGGGTGA
- a CDS encoding LacI family DNA-binding transcriptional regulator, with amino-acid sequence MTTPPKRPLTLRDVSDACGVSEMTVSRVLRKRGDVSEATRNRVLAAAKALGYVPNQIAGSLASQRVNLVAVVIPSLGNMVFPEVLNGINQVLEDTPLQPVVGVTDYLPEKEERVLYEMLSWRPSGVIIAGLEHSDATRAMLRNAGIPVVEIMDTDGKPIDAMVGISHRRAGREMAQAILREGYERIGFMGTKMPLDHRARKRFEGFTEGLAKAGVEIEDRAFYSGGSALAKGREMTQEMLERSPDLDFLYYSNDMIGAGGLLHLIDQGIDIPGQIGLAGFNNVELLQGLPRQLATMDACRNEIGQAAARIILNQTQPEPDPEMQTQITLTPTLSLGDTLRRRRQG; translated from the coding sequence TTGACCACACCCCCCAAACGCCCGTTGACCCTACGCGATGTATCCGATGCTTGTGGCGTTTCCGAGATGACGGTCAGCCGTGTCCTGCGCAAACGCGGCGACGTATCAGAGGCCACCCGCAACCGTGTTCTCGCCGCCGCCAAGGCGCTTGGCTATGTGCCCAACCAGATCGCCGGATCGCTGGCCAGCCAGCGCGTGAACCTTGTGGCAGTGGTGATCCCGTCGCTGGGCAATATGGTGTTTCCCGAAGTCCTGAACGGCATTAATCAGGTGCTCGAAGACACGCCGCTGCAGCCGGTCGTGGGGGTGACGGACTACCTCCCCGAAAAGGAAGAGCGGGTGCTCTATGAGATGCTCTCATGGCGGCCCTCGGGGGTGATCATCGCGGGCCTGGAACATTCCGACGCCACCCGCGCCATGCTCCGCAATGCAGGCATTCCAGTGGTCGAGATTATGGACACCGACGGCAAACCCATCGATGCGATGGTGGGTATCTCACACCGTCGCGCGGGGCGCGAGATGGCGCAGGCGATCCTGCGCGAAGGCTATGAGCGGATCGGCTTCATGGGCACGAAAATGCCGCTGGATCACCGCGCCCGCAAACGGTTCGAAGGTTTCACCGAAGGGCTCGCCAAGGCAGGGGTGGAGATCGAAGACCGCGCCTTTTACTCCGGCGGCTCTGCGCTGGCCAAGGGTCGCGAGATGACGCAAGAAATGTTGGAACGCTCACCCGACCTCGATTTCCTCTATTATTCCAATGACATGATTGGCGCGGGCGGGCTACTGCATCTGATCGATCAAGGCATCGACATCCCCGGTCAGATCGGTTTGGCGGGGTTCAACAACGTCGAACTGTTGCAAGGTTTGCCGCGTCAACTGGCGACGATGGATGCCTGCCGGAACGAGATCGGTCAGGCAGCGGCGCGGATCATCCTCAACCAGACCCAGCCCGAGCCGGACCCGGAAATGCAGACCCAGATCACCCTTACCCCGACGCTGTCGCTGGGCGACACCCTGCGCCGCCGCCGTCAGGGGTGA